In one Pseudomonas tensinigenes genomic region, the following are encoded:
- the hexR gene encoding transcriptional regulator HexR yields MNLLQHIAQSRHLLRKSELKVADHVLLDPAAVMHSSMADLAHSVGISEPTIVRFCRAIGCSGFQDLKLKLAQSLAAGASFGQFAIHEDDSVADYSLKIFDTTLHTLMEVREKLDPIELQRAVTLMSQAQRVEFYGFGASGAVAADAQHKFFRLLLTAAAYSDPHMQAMSAVTLKPTDVAICISQSGRSKDLLITANLVRESGASLITLCPSQTPLAELSTVNLAIDVHEDTEIYTPLTSRIAHLVVIDVLAMGVAMARGPSLVNHLKSVKRSLRSLRLSPKAAKALDD; encoded by the coding sequence TTGAATCTGCTGCAACACATCGCCCAGTCACGTCACCTGTTACGCAAGTCGGAGCTCAAGGTCGCCGACCACGTGCTGCTTGACCCTGCGGCGGTGATGCACAGTTCCATGGCCGACCTGGCCCACAGCGTCGGCATCAGCGAGCCGACCATCGTGCGCTTCTGTCGCGCCATCGGTTGTTCCGGTTTTCAGGACCTCAAACTCAAACTGGCGCAAAGCCTCGCGGCCGGTGCCAGCTTCGGCCAGTTTGCGATCCATGAAGACGACTCGGTCGCCGATTACAGCCTGAAGATTTTCGACACCACGTTGCACACCTTGATGGAGGTTCGCGAGAAGCTCGACCCGATCGAGTTGCAACGCGCGGTGACACTGATGTCGCAGGCGCAACGGGTCGAGTTCTACGGCTTCGGCGCGTCGGGCGCGGTGGCGGCGGATGCCCAGCACAAGTTCTTCCGCCTGTTGCTGACCGCAGCGGCGTATTCCGATCCGCACATGCAGGCGATGTCGGCAGTGACGTTGAAGCCGACCGACGTGGCGATCTGCATTTCGCAGTCGGGACGGTCCAAGGATCTGCTGATCACCGCCAATCTGGTGCGTGAGAGCGGCGCTTCACTGATTACCCTGTGCCCGAGCCAGACGCCGTTGGCCGAATTGTCGACGGTCAATCTGGCGATCGATGTGCATGAGGATACGGAAATCTATACGCCGCTGACTTCGCGCATTGCGCACCTGGTGGTGATTGATGTGCTGGCGATGGGCGTGGCCATGGCGCGCGGGCCGAGCCTGGTCAACCACCTCAAGAGCGTGAAGCGCAGTTTGCGCAGCTTGCGCTTGTCGCCCAAGGCCGCCAAAGCCCTGGATGACTGA
- a CDS encoding acetyl-CoA carboxylase biotin carboxylase subunit, whose amino-acid sequence MITKILIANRGEIAVRIVRACAEMGIRSVAIFSDADRHALHVKRADEAHSIGAEPLAGYLNPRKLVNLAVETGCDALHPGYGFLSENAELADICAERGIKFIGPSAEVIRRMGDKTEARRSMIKAGVPVTPGTEGNVADIEEALAEGDRIGYPVMLKATSGGGGRGIRRCNSREELEQNFPRVISEATKAFGSAEVFLEKCIVNPKHIEAQILGDSFGNVVHLFERDCSIQRRNQKLIEIAPSPQLTPEQRAYIGDLSVRAAKAVGYENAGTVEFLLAEGEVYFMEMNTRVQVEHTITEEITGIDIVREQIRIASGLPLSVKQEDIQHRGFALQFRINAEDPKNNFLPSFGKITRYYAPGGPGVRTDTAIYTGYTIPPFYDSMCLKLVVWALTWEEAMDRGLRALDDMRLQGVKTTAAYYQEILRNPEFRSGQFNTSFVESHPELTNYSIKRKPEELALAIAAAIAAHAGL is encoded by the coding sequence GTGATAACAAAGATCCTGATCGCCAACCGTGGTGAGATTGCCGTACGAATCGTGCGAGCCTGCGCCGAAATGGGCATTCGCTCGGTTGCGATTTTTTCCGACGCCGACCGCCATGCCTTGCATGTGAAGCGTGCGGACGAGGCCCACAGCATCGGTGCCGAGCCACTGGCCGGTTACCTGAACCCGCGCAAGCTGGTGAACCTGGCGGTGGAAACCGGCTGCGATGCACTGCACCCCGGTTACGGTTTCCTCTCGGAAAACGCTGAACTGGCTGACATCTGCGCCGAGCGCGGGATCAAATTCATTGGCCCGTCGGCAGAAGTCATCCGCCGCATGGGCGACAAGACCGAAGCGCGCCGCAGCATGATCAAGGCCGGCGTACCGGTGACGCCGGGCACCGAAGGTAACGTCGCCGACATCGAAGAGGCCTTGGCCGAGGGCGACCGCATCGGTTACCCGGTGATGCTCAAGGCCACCTCCGGCGGTGGCGGTCGCGGTATCCGTCGCTGCAACAGCCGCGAAGAACTCGAACAGAATTTCCCTCGGGTGATCTCCGAAGCGACCAAGGCCTTCGGTTCTGCCGAAGTGTTCCTGGAAAAATGCATCGTCAATCCCAAGCACATCGAAGCGCAGATTCTCGGCGACAGCTTCGGCAACGTCGTGCACCTGTTCGAGCGTGATTGCTCGATCCAGCGTCGCAACCAGAAACTCATCGAAATCGCCCCGAGCCCGCAACTGACTCCGGAACAGCGCGCCTATATCGGCGACCTGTCGGTGCGTGCGGCCAAGGCTGTAGGTTACGAGAACGCCGGTACCGTGGAGTTCCTGCTCGCCGAGGGCGAGGTGTACTTCATGGAGATGAACACCCGGGTGCAGGTGGAACACACCATCACCGAAGAAATCACCGGGATCGACATCGTCCGCGAACAGATTCGCATCGCTTCCGGCCTGCCGTTGTCGGTGAAGCAGGAAGACATCCAGCACCGTGGTTTCGCGTTGCAGTTCCGCATCAACGCCGAAGACCCGAAGAACAACTTCCTGCCGAGCTTCGGCAAGATCACCCGTTACTACGCCCCCGGCGGCCCAGGCGTGCGCACCGACACGGCGATCTACACCGGCTACACCATTCCGCCGTTCTACGACTCGATGTGCCTGAAACTGGTGGTCTGGGCACTGACCTGGGAAGAGGCCATGGACCGAGGCCTGCGCGCCCTCGACGACATGCGTCTGCAGGGGGTGAAGACCACCGCCGCGTATTACCAGGAAATCCTGCGCAACCCGGAATTCCGTAGCGGCCAGTTCAATACCAGCTTCGTTGAAAGCCACCCGGAACTGACCAACTACTCGATCAAGCGCAAACCCGAAGAGCTGGCCCTGGCCATCGCCGCCGCCATCGCCGCCCACGCAGGCCTATGA
- a CDS encoding LysR family transcriptional regulator → MRKSLMRMTLRQLQIFNEVCDLRSYSRAAEEMSLTQPAVSLQIRQLEELIGQPLFDYVGKKLYMTEAAEALQRASRDIFGRLENLDMQLSDMQGSLQGQLKLAVESSAKYFVPHLFAAFKRQHPEVNLQLTVVNRGQVIRRLSDNRDDLVIMSMVPQDMGLEFLPFLNNPIVAVARPDHPLAHMGPLRLQDLEPYTLLIREPGSGTRLACEEYFKEKRVHFTQTQEVASAEAQRECVQAGLGLALLTRHALNLELATGGLVELPVEELPLFRSWCLVQAKAKRLSPVAHAFLAFIRSERVQISALVERFDGKLRVPPASE, encoded by the coding sequence ATGCGTAAGTCCTTGATGCGTATGACATTACGCCAGCTGCAGATCTTCAACGAAGTGTGTGATTTACGCTCTTACAGCCGCGCAGCCGAGGAAATGTCTCTCACGCAACCGGCCGTCAGCCTGCAGATTCGTCAGCTCGAAGAGCTGATCGGCCAGCCATTATTCGATTATGTCGGCAAAAAACTCTACATGACCGAAGCCGCTGAAGCACTTCAGCGTGCCAGTCGAGACATTTTCGGACGCCTGGAAAACCTCGATATGCAGCTGTCGGACATGCAGGGATCGCTGCAAGGTCAGCTGAAACTGGCGGTGGAATCCAGCGCCAAGTATTTCGTGCCGCACCTGTTCGCCGCATTCAAGCGACAGCATCCGGAAGTGAATCTGCAACTGACCGTGGTCAACCGTGGCCAAGTGATTCGCCGGCTTTCGGACAACCGCGACGATCTGGTGATCATGTCGATGGTGCCGCAGGACATGGGCCTGGAATTTCTGCCGTTCCTGAACAATCCGATTGTTGCCGTGGCGCGCCCGGATCACCCGCTGGCGCACATGGGGCCACTGCGTCTGCAAGATCTTGAGCCTTACACGCTGCTGATTCGCGAACCCGGTTCAGGGACGCGGTTGGCGTGCGAGGAATATTTCAAAGAGAAACGCGTGCACTTCACCCAGACCCAGGAAGTAGCGTCGGCCGAAGCGCAACGAGAATGTGTGCAAGCGGGTCTGGGCCTGGCGCTGTTGACGCGCCACGCCCTGAACCTGGAGCTGGCGACCGGCGGCCTCGTCGAGTTGCCGGTCGAGGAATTGCCGCTTTTCCGTAGCTGGTGCCTGGTTCAAGCGAAAGCCAAACGCTTGTCACCGGTGGCGCACGCCTTCCTGGCGTTTATCCGTAGCGAGCGCGTGCAGATCAGCGCGCTGGTTGAGCGCTTCGACGGGAAGCTGCGGGTGCCGCCTGCCAGTGAGTGA
- a CDS encoding putative bifunctional diguanylate cyclase/phosphodiesterase encodes MTLSAELSGPSVEPRVIRKHYAVEMAVERTRLLYQGSLLPTLFMLINGLVCAALLWSPQRYFVVSVWLVWLLSLVALRVIQVAAFDSAIPDRQAQPIWRRMFLLGSTMTGLTLAGAGIALVPADNFMQQAWVFGLIGAATLSASVAYAVSLPAFLSFTLPCLLPAIGYLFWGGDEQARGWGWLGLILLGSLSVVAWQVNRLIDRGLLRRFQNQHLIEHLQQTQSRSEQLNQELAKEIDHRRCAEGKLREAQVELEDRVAQRSRELDAANQALSKSEARLALALKASELGLWDWNLQTDEVHHTQIQELFGLAPEYVTALLRDLKPRLHPDDVPTLKYALIEHLKGRTEDYQIEYRVRHSDGHWVWIEDRGRAVERSDSGRVIRMVGTRRDISASKSLEEQQRLAATVFEAASEGIVILDPNYALIAINQAFSRVTGYDIEDMLGRNVVELPCSRDARRHYVAIRHALEQHGSWQGELVETRKNGELYPQWLQLNAVRDGRGNVSHIVGFFADLSARRESEERMRYLTHYDELTGLANRSLFRERLHEAHQRSRQGRRSLALLHINLDRFKLLNDSLGHEIADQLLQKMARRLVNALPEADTIARLSGDEFAVLFDAYGNLSSLARVATRLSAKLRLPLTVEGHELVVSASMGISMLPDNAREISALVSQSNMAMQHAKHLGGNNFQFYTDSLQASTLERLQLENQLRKAIEDKQLKVFYQPKLCLETGRLNAAEALVRWDHPTMGRVPPGDFIGLAEETGLIGPIGEFVLRQACWQACEWQRQGLEPIRVSVNLSVHQLRQGKLVSLVRQVLEETGLAPHYLELELTESQLLDSVEHIIATFQQLRDLGVKLAIDDFGTGYSSLSYLKRIPVDYVKIDQAFIRGLGEGSEDAAITRAIIAMAHGLSLKVVAEGVERQDQMEFLRAERCDEVQGYLISRPVEAASLAGLLREQEKPF; translated from the coding sequence ATGACCCTCAGCGCCGAACTGTCGGGCCCCTCTGTGGAACCCCGGGTTATCCGCAAGCACTATGCCGTCGAAATGGCGGTGGAGCGCACGCGTCTGCTGTATCAGGGCTCGTTGTTGCCCACGTTATTCATGTTGATCAATGGTCTGGTCTGCGCCGCTTTGCTCTGGAGCCCGCAGCGCTACTTCGTGGTCAGCGTCTGGCTGGTGTGGTTGCTGTCGCTGGTGGCGTTGCGGGTGATTCAGGTCGCCGCGTTCGATTCGGCGATCCCCGACCGTCAGGCACAGCCGATCTGGCGGCGGATGTTTTTGCTCGGCTCGACCATGACCGGCCTGACTCTTGCCGGCGCCGGCATCGCCCTGGTGCCCGCCGACAACTTCATGCAACAAGCCTGGGTGTTCGGCCTGATCGGCGCCGCAACCCTGTCGGCCAGCGTCGCCTATGCGGTGAGCCTGCCGGCGTTTCTGTCGTTTACCTTGCCCTGTCTATTGCCGGCGATCGGTTATCTGTTCTGGGGCGGCGATGAGCAGGCGCGCGGCTGGGGCTGGCTCGGGTTGATCTTGCTCGGCTCCCTGAGCGTGGTGGCGTGGCAGGTCAATCGGCTGATTGATCGCGGTTTACTGCGGCGCTTCCAGAATCAGCACTTGATCGAACACCTGCAGCAGACGCAGTCGCGCAGCGAACAGCTCAATCAGGAACTGGCCAAGGAAATCGATCATCGCCGTTGCGCCGAGGGTAAGCTGCGCGAAGCCCAGGTCGAACTCGAAGACCGCGTTGCCCAGCGCAGCCGAGAACTGGACGCCGCCAATCAGGCCCTGAGCAAAAGCGAGGCGCGGCTGGCGCTGGCGTTGAAGGCCAGTGAGTTGGGCCTGTGGGACTGGAACCTGCAAACTGACGAAGTCCACCACACGCAGATTCAGGAACTGTTCGGCCTCGCTCCGGAATACGTTACGGCGCTCCTGCGCGACCTCAAGCCGCGTCTGCATCCCGACGATGTGCCGACGTTGAAATACGCGTTGATCGAGCATTTGAAGGGGCGCACCGAGGACTACCAGATCGAATACCGCGTGCGTCACAGCGATGGCCATTGGGTGTGGATCGAGGACCGTGGCCGCGCGGTAGAACGCAGCGACAGCGGGCGAGTCATCCGCATGGTCGGCACCCGCCGCGACATCAGTGCCAGCAAAAGCCTCGAAGAACAGCAACGCCTGGCGGCGACGGTGTTTGAGGCGGCCAGTGAGGGCATCGTCATTCTCGATCCGAACTACGCGCTGATTGCGATCAATCAGGCGTTCAGCCGGGTCACCGGTTACGACATCGAGGACATGCTCGGGCGCAACGTCGTCGAGCTGCCATGCAGCCGCGACGCCCGCCGACATTACGTGGCGATCCGTCATGCACTCGAGCAGCATGGCAGTTGGCAGGGCGAACTGGTGGAGACGCGCAAGAACGGCGAGTTGTACCCGCAGTGGCTGCAACTGAATGCGGTGCGCGATGGTCGGGGAAATGTCAGCCATATCGTCGGCTTCTTCGCCGATCTGTCGGCACGCCGCGAATCCGAAGAGCGCATGCGTTACCTGACTCATTACGACGAACTGACCGGGTTGGCCAACCGCTCACTGTTCCGCGAGCGACTGCACGAAGCGCATCAACGTTCGCGCCAGGGCCGACGCAGTCTGGCGTTGCTGCACATCAACCTGGATCGTTTCAAATTGCTCAACGACAGTTTGGGCCATGAGATTGCTGACCAGTTGCTGCAGAAAATGGCGCGCCGCTTGGTCAATGCGTTGCCGGAAGCCGACACCATTGCCCGTTTGTCCGGTGATGAGTTTGCGGTGCTGTTCGATGCCTACGGCAACCTGTCGAGTCTGGCCCGGGTGGCCACGCGGTTGTCGGCCAAGTTGCGCTTGCCGCTGACCGTGGAAGGCCATGAACTGGTGGTCAGCGCGTCGATGGGCATCAGCATGCTGCCGGACAATGCCCGGGAGATTTCTGCGCTGGTCAGCCAATCGAACATGGCCATGCAACACGCCAAGCACCTGGGCGGTAACAATTTCCAGTTCTACACCGACAGCCTGCAGGCCAGCACCCTTGAGCGCTTGCAGCTGGAAAACCAGTTGCGCAAGGCCATTGAGGACAAGCAACTGAAAGTGTTCTATCAGCCCAAACTGTGTCTGGAAACAGGGCGCTTGAATGCGGCGGAAGCGCTGGTGCGCTGGGATCATCCGACCATGGGTCGAGTACCGCCTGGGGATTTCATCGGGCTGGCCGAGGAAACAGGTCTGATCGGCCCGATCGGCGAATTCGTCCTGCGTCAGGCGTGTTGGCAGGCCTGCGAGTGGCAGCGCCAGGGGTTGGAGCCGATCCGCGTTTCGGTGAACCTGTCGGTGCATCAATTGCGTCAGGGCAAGCTGGTCAGTCTGGTGCGCCAGGTGCTGGAGGAAACCGGTTTGGCGCCGCACTACCTCGAACTGGAACTGACCGAAAGCCAGTTGCTCGACAGCGTCGAACACATCATCGCGACCTTCCAGCAGTTGCGCGATCTGGGGGTGAAACTGGCAATAGACGACTTCGGCACCGGCTATTCGTCGCTGAGTTACCTCAAGCGCATTCCGGTGGATTACGTGAAGATCGATCAGGCTTTCATTCGCGGGTTGGGTGAGGGCAGTGAAGATGCGGCGATTACTCGCGCGATCATTGCCATGGCTCACGGGCTGTCGCTGAAAGTAGTGGCTGAGGGCGTCGAGCGACAGGATCAGATGGAATTTTTACGCGCCGAGCGTTGCGATGAGGTGCAGGGCTATCTGATCAGCCGGCCCGTGGAAGCTGCCAGTCTGGCCGGGCTTTTGCGTGAACAGGAAAAACCGTTTTAA
- the oadA gene encoding sodium-extruding oxaloacetate decarboxylase subunit alpha, whose amino-acid sequence MTKKIFVTDTILRDAHQSLLATRMRTEDMLPICDKLDKVGYWSLECWGGATFDACVRFLKEDPWERLRQLRAALPNTRLQMLLRGQNLLGYRHYSDDVVKAFVAKAAVNGIDVFRIFDAMNDVRNLRVAIEAVKAAGKHAQGTIAYTTSPVHTIDAFVAQAKQMEAMGCDSVAIKDMAGLLTPYATGELVRALKAEQSLPVFIHSHDTAGLATMCQLKAIENGADHIDTAISSFASGTSHPGTESMVAALKGTEFDTGLNLELLQEIGLYFYAVRKKYHQFESEFTAVDTRVQVNQVPGGMISNLANQLKEQGALNRMAEVLAEIPRVREDLGFPPLVTPTSQIVGTQAFFNVLAGERYKTITNEVKLYLQGGYGKAPGVVNEKLRRQAIGSEEVIDVRPADLLKPEMTKLRADIGALAKSEEDVLTFAMFPDIGRKFLEERAAGTLTPEVLLPIPEAGGVTKAGGEGVPTEFVIDVHGETYRVDITGVGVKAEGKRHFYLSIDGMPEEVVFEPLNEFVSGGSSKRKQASAPGHVSTTMPGNIVDVLVKEGDTVKAGQAVLITEAMKMETEVQAAIAGKVTAIHVAKGDRVNPGEILIEIEG is encoded by the coding sequence ATGACTAAGAAGATCTTCGTTACCGACACCATCCTGCGCGACGCTCACCAATCGCTGCTCGCCACCCGCATGCGCACCGAAGACATGCTGCCGATCTGCGACAAGCTCGACAAAGTCGGCTACTGGTCGCTGGAGTGCTGGGGCGGCGCGACGTTCGACGCCTGCGTACGCTTCCTGAAAGAAGACCCGTGGGAGCGTCTGCGCCAACTGCGCGCGGCGCTGCCTAACACCCGTCTGCAAATGCTCCTGCGCGGGCAGAACCTGTTGGGCTACCGTCACTACAGCGACGACGTGGTCAAAGCCTTCGTCGCCAAAGCTGCGGTGAATGGCATCGACGTATTCCGCATCTTCGACGCGATGAACGACGTGCGTAACTTGCGCGTGGCCATCGAAGCGGTGAAAGCGGCCGGCAAACATGCCCAGGGCACCATCGCTTACACCACCAGCCCGGTGCACACCATCGATGCGTTCGTGGCGCAAGCCAAGCAAATGGAAGCCATGGGGTGCGACTCGGTGGCGATCAAGGACATGGCCGGTCTGCTGACCCCGTACGCCACCGGTGAACTGGTTCGCGCACTGAAAGCCGAGCAATCGCTGCCGGTGTTTATCCACTCGCACGACACGGCGGGTCTGGCGACCATGTGCCAGCTCAAGGCTATCGAAAACGGCGCCGACCACATCGACACCGCGATCTCCAGCTTCGCTTCGGGCACCAGCCATCCAGGCACCGAGTCGATGGTTGCGGCACTCAAGGGCACCGAGTTCGACACCGGCCTGAACCTCGAGCTGCTGCAAGAGATCGGCCTGTACTTCTACGCCGTGCGCAAGAAGTACCACCAGTTCGAAAGCGAATTCACTGCCGTCGACACCCGTGTGCAGGTCAACCAGGTGCCGGGCGGGATGATCTCCAACCTCGCCAACCAGTTGAAAGAGCAGGGCGCGCTGAACCGCATGGCCGAAGTGCTCGCGGAAATCCCGCGCGTGCGTGAAGACCTCGGCTTCCCGCCGCTGGTGACCCCGACTTCGCAGATCGTCGGCACTCAGGCGTTCTTCAACGTGCTGGCCGGCGAGCGCTACAAGACCATCACCAACGAAGTGAAGCTCTACCTGCAAGGCGGCTACGGCAAGGCGCCGGGCGTGGTCAACGAGAAACTGCGTCGTCAGGCGATCGGCAGTGAGGAAGTTATCGATGTACGTCCGGCCGACCTGCTCAAGCCGGAAATGACCAAGCTGCGTGCCGACATTGGCGCACTGGCCAAGTCCGAAGAAGACGTACTGACCTTCGCCATGTTCCCGGACATCGGTCGCAAGTTCCTCGAAGAGCGTGCCGCCGGCACCCTGACCCCTGAAGTGCTGCTGCCGATTCCTGAAGCTGGCGGAGTGACAAAAGCGGGTGGCGAAGGCGTACCGACCGAGTTCGTCATCGATGTGCACGGTGAAACCTACCGCGTCGACATCACCGGTGTCGGCGTCAAGGCTGAAGGCAAGCGTCATTTCTACCTGTCCATCGACGGCATGCCGGAAGAAGTGGTGTTCGAGCCGCTCAATGAATTCGTCAGCGGTGGCAGCAGCAAACGCAAGCAGGCGTCGGCACCGGGCCACGTCAGCACCACCATGCCGGGCAACATCGTCGATGTGCTGGTCAAGGAGGGCGACACCGTCAAGGCCGGCCAGGCTGTGTTGATCACCGAAGCAATGAAGATGGAAACCGAAGTCCAGGCAGCGATTGCCGGCAAGGTCACCGCGATTCATGTGGCCAAGGGTGATCGGGTCAACCCGGGCGAAATTCTGATCGAGATCGAAGGCTGA
- the uvrD gene encoding DNA helicase II, producing MRDDLSLLLNSLNDAQRQAVAAPVGRQLVLAGAGSGKTRVLVHRIAWLIQVENASPHSILSVTFTNKAAAEMRHRIEQLLGINPAGMWVGTFHGLAHRLLRAHWQEAGLSQTFQILDSDDQQRLVKRVIRELGLDEQRWPARQAQWFINGQKDEGLRPQHIQASGDLYLATMRGIYEAYEAACQRAGVIDFSELLLRALDLWRDHPGLLAHYQKRFRHILVDEFQDTNAVQYAWLRLLGKGGDSLMVVGDDDQSIYGWRGAKIENIHQYSSDFADSVTIRLEQNYRSTAGILKAANALIANNTGRLGKELWTDGGDGEAINLYAAFNEHDEARYVVETIESALKTGLARSDIAILYRSNAQSRVLEEALLRERIPYRIYGGQRFFERAEIKNAMAYLRLLEGRGNDAALERVINVPARGIGEKTVEAIRDHARHSDVSMWEAMRQLVANKGLTGRAAGALGAFIELIESLAAKCMEMPLHLMTQTVIEQSGLIAYHEAEKGEKGQARVENLEELVSAARNFENTEEDEELTPLAAFLGHASLEAGDTQADEHEDSIQLMTLHSAKGLEFPYVFLVGMEEGLFPHKMSLEEPGRLEEERRLAYVGITRAMQNLVMTYAETRRLYGSETYNKVSRFVREVPKGLIQEVRLSNSVSRPFGGNQSMSGSNLFSGSEIPETGFSLGQAVRHSVFGDGVILNFEGAGAQARVQVNFSEGSKWLMLGYAKLEAI from the coding sequence ATGCGCGATGATCTCTCCCTTCTGCTGAACTCCCTCAACGATGCCCAACGCCAGGCCGTAGCAGCCCCCGTTGGCCGTCAGTTGGTCCTGGCCGGTGCTGGCTCCGGTAAAACCCGAGTGCTGGTGCACCGTATCGCCTGGTTGATCCAGGTCGAAAACGCCTCGCCCCACTCCATTCTGTCGGTGACCTTCACCAACAAGGCCGCTGCGGAGATGCGTCATCGCATCGAGCAGTTGCTGGGGATCAACCCGGCCGGCATGTGGGTCGGCACCTTCCACGGCCTGGCGCACCGCTTGCTGCGGGCGCACTGGCAGGAAGCGGGCCTGAGCCAGACATTCCAGATTCTCGACAGCGACGACCAGCAACGGCTGGTCAAGCGGGTGATCCGCGAGCTCGGCCTCGACGAGCAACGCTGGCCGGCCCGTCAGGCGCAGTGGTTCATCAACGGCCAGAAAGACGAAGGTCTGCGCCCGCAACACATTCAGGCCAGCGGCGATTTGTACCTGGCGACCATGCGCGGCATTTACGAAGCCTACGAGGCGGCCTGCCAGCGTGCCGGAGTCATCGATTTCTCCGAACTGCTGCTGCGCGCACTCGACTTGTGGCGCGATCATCCAGGCCTTTTGGCGCATTACCAAAAGCGCTTCCGGCATATTCTGGTGGACGAGTTCCAGGACACCAACGCCGTGCAGTACGCCTGGTTGCGTCTGCTCGGCAAGGGCGGCGATAGCCTGATGGTGGTCGGCGACGACGACCAGTCGATTTACGGCTGGCGCGGCGCGAAGATCGAAAACATTCATCAATACTCCTCCGACTTCGCGGACTCGGTGACCATTCGTCTGGAGCAGAACTACCGCTCCACCGCCGGCATCCTCAAGGCCGCCAACGCCTTGATCGCCAACAACACCGGGCGTCTGGGCAAAGAGCTGTGGACCGATGGCGGCGACGGCGAAGCAATCAATCTGTACGCCGCGTTCAACGAACACGACGAAGCACGCTACGTTGTCGAAACCATCGAAAGCGCGCTGAAAACCGGCTTGGCCCGTAGCGATATCGCGATTCTGTACCGCTCCAACGCCCAATCGCGCGTTCTGGAAGAAGCTTTGCTGCGTGAGCGCATTCCGTACCGTATCTACGGTGGTCAGCGCTTCTTCGAGCGTGCGGAAATCAAGAACGCCATGGCCTACCTGCGTTTGCTCGAAGGTCGCGGCAACGATGCGGCGCTGGAACGCGTAATCAACGTGCCGGCCCGTGGCATCGGCGAGAAAACCGTCGAGGCCATCCGCGATCACGCGCGCCACAGCGATGTATCGATGTGGGAAGCGATGCGTCAACTGGTCGCCAACAAAGGCCTGACCGGTCGCGCGGCGGGTGCCCTTGGTGCGTTTATCGAGCTGATCGAGAGCCTCGCCGCCAAGTGCATGGAAATGCCGCTGCACTTGATGACGCAAACCGTCATCGAGCAATCCGGCCTCATTGCTTATCACGAAGCGGAAAAAGGCGAGAAAGGCCAGGCTCGGGTAGAAAACCTTGAGGAATTGGTCAGCGCCGCGCGCAACTTCGAGAACACCGAAGAGGACGAAGAACTGACGCCACTGGCGGCATTCCTCGGCCACGCTTCGCTGGAGGCCGGCGACACCCAGGCTGACGAACACGAAGACAGCATTCAGCTGATGACCCTGCACAGCGCCAAAGGCCTGGAATTCCCTTACGTGTTCCTCGTGGGCATGGAAGAAGGCCTGTTCCCGCACAAGATGAGCCTGGAAGAACCGGGTCGTCTTGAAGAAGAACGGCGTCTGGCTTACGTGGGCATTACCCGGGCGATGCAGAATCTGGTCATGACCTATGCTGAAACCCGACGCCTGTACGGCAGCGAGACCTACAACAAGGTCTCGCGCTTCGTACGTGAAGTGCCGAAAGGTCTGATCCAGGAAGTGCGTCTGTCGAACAGCGTTAGCCGACCATTTGGCGGCAACCAGTCGATGAGCGGCAGCAACCTGTTCAGCGGCAGCGAAATTCCGGAAACGGGGTTCAGCCTCGGTCAGGCGGTGCGCCATTCGGTCTTTGGCGACGGTGTGATCCTCAACTTTGAGGGTGCTGGCGCACAGGCGCGAGTGCAGGTGAACTTCAGCGAAGGCAGCAAGTGGCTGATGCTCGGTTACGCCAAGCTGGAAGCGATCTGA
- a CDS encoding PA3496 family putative envelope integrity protein, whose translation MAQPYEERNSAAKTRRQQEDQRRMEFRRAIEDRFELRQLQAEIGDFPEITHWQAAPAASRRSAQPAR comes from the coding sequence ATGGCTCAGCCCTACGAAGAACGCAACAGCGCCGCGAAAACCCGTCGTCAGCAGGAAGACCAGCGCCGCATGGAATTTCGCCGCGCCATCGAAGATCGCTTCGAACTCCGTCAGCTTCAAGCCGAAATCGGCGACTTTCCCGAGATCACTCACTGGCAGGCGGCACCCGCAGCTTCCCGTCGAAGCGCTCAACCAGCGCGCTGA